In Rosa chinensis cultivar Old Blush chromosome 1, RchiOBHm-V2, whole genome shotgun sequence, a genomic segment contains:
- the LOC121052976 gene encoding uncharacterized protein LOC121052976: MDSEEENHATEDDLPSDEKKGRGPTLMSDIIHGRSKGARMEVTYNKKGQPIGLGGKRLATFIGVMARTTIPITYETWPAVKNSLKEMIWSMVQKSFIVDPRSKKDVLSSAGRKWKSFKSTLTTKYILKYKDRRSLLKKKPEEYEFITQPEWEAFVKSRLTPEFLEIHEDHSRRRALNEYDHRMSRKGYANLEEELKMELGTEDDIDRAILWKKGRVDKEGNYLSETTKQRADKIDALTKDVREGIVSAVGRNDILTQALETPEQSGRVRGAGQFVTHKVYFNTSRYKSATKTQLLEQQLELMQNQINMFASLLDPEKLDPVKLGMIRDMFRCNNGSEKASCSVDKEKNLSSKEEVSKVASEKEKEKKANAKKVRKWDDTPSPIDSSRESKKAKQLYKGGLMMRQRGALEDDNVITSTDKAYIPIETTNVVKKGKKCKLAVDTKDNIVAMGTVIMLDGLIHGVPLGAENIRISIDVPIKEDANLPIPNESAEIFTVKQATGTHVAWPRHLVLMSHEENSMSTWKSSSKTPRKQAAYKMPVSVHLLLRLARTMDESIAVSVPMEEGVFGNDHNTFINGNDIIQFCSMQPISTICISIYMRHLWSLLKMRNEDHLYAFVDPGRISNEAGKVCLLLYDIS, translated from the exons GAGGCTAGCTACTTTTATTGGGGTAATGGCTCGAACTACTATCCCAATCACATATGAGACTTGGCCAGCCGTGAAGAATTCACTTAAAGAAATGATATGGAGTATGGTTCAG AAATCATTCATTGTGGATCCAAGAAGCAAGAAAGATGTCTTGAGTAGTGCAGGAAGGAAATGGAAATCATTCAAGAGCACTTTaactacaaaatatatattgaaGTATAAAGATCGGCGCAGCCTCCTAAAGAAAAAACCTGAAGAATATGAGTTTATTACTCAACCTGAGTGGGAAGCTTTTGTGAAGTCTCGATTAACTCCAGAATTTTTG GAAATTCATGAGGACCACTCAAGGAGACGAGCTTTGAATGAGTATGATCATCGAATGTCTAGGAAAGGCTATGCTAATTTGGAAGAGGAACTA AAAATGGAGTTAGGGACTGAAGACGATATTGATAGAGCCATCTTATGGAAGAAAGGGCGTGTCGATAAAGAGGGTAACTATTTGAGTGAGACAACCAAACAACGTGCTGACAAAATT GATGCTTTAACGAAAGATGTGAGGGAGGGAATTGTGTCTGCTGTTGGTAGGAACGACATTTTGACTCAAGCTTTGGAGACACCTGAGCAATCGGGCCGTGTAAGAGGTGCTGGACAATTTGTTACACATAAGGTGTACTTTAATACATCTAGATATAAGTCTGCAACCAAGACACAACTGTTGGAACAGCAGTTGGAATTGATGCAAAACCAGATCAACATGTTTGCTTCATTATTGGATCCCGAGAAGTTGGATCCAGTTAAACTAGGCATGATTCGAGACATGTTCAGATGTAATAATGGATCTGAAAAAGCTAGTTGCTCAGTCGACAAGGAGAAAAATTTGTCTTCTAAGGAGGAAGTATCTAAGGTGGCAtctgagaaagaaaaagagaaaaaagctAATGCCAAAAAGGTTCGAAAATGGGATGATACTCCATCTCCAATTGATAGCAGTAGAGAGAGCAAGAAG GCAAAACAATTGTATAAAGGGGGACTAATGATGAGACAGAGAGGAGCATTGGAAGATGACAATGTGATAACATCAACAGATAAAGCATATATTCCTATTGAGACAACAAATGTTGTAAAAAAG GGGAAAAAATGCAAGCTAGCAGTGGACACCAAAGATAACATTGTTGCAATGGGAACTGTAATAATGTTGGATGGGCTGATACATGGAGTGCCCCTAGGAGCAGAAAATATACGTATCTCAATTGATGTGCCCATCAAGGAAGATGCTAATCTCCCCATTCCAAATGAGTCAGCCGAAATTTTTACAGTAAAGCAAGCTACCGGTACTCATGTCGCTTGGCCTCGACATCTTGTTTTAATGTCACATGAAGAG AACTCAATGAGCACTTGGAAGTCTTCAAGTAAAACACCACGCAAACAAGCAGCATACAAGATGCCTGTGTCCGTGCATCTTCTACTGCGTTTGGCAAGAACAATGGATGAATCTATAGCAGTGTCAGTCCCAATGGAAGAAGGTGTGTTTGGCAATGACCACAATACATTCATAAACGGTAACGACATCATCCAGTTTTGTTCGATGCAGCCAATATCCACTATTTGCATTTCTATCTACATGAG ACACCTCTGGTCATTGTTGAAAATGAGGAATGAGGATCACTTGTATGCATTTGTGGATCCTGGCCGCATCTCTAATGAAGCTGGAAA GGTATGTTTATTGCTATACGACATTTCATAG